From Thermodesulfobacteriota bacterium:
GGCATCGTCCGGGGGCAACGTTGTCTTCCCGGATCGGTGCGTTATTGGAGCCTCTTTTCCTCATGCCCGGCCGTATCGTTTCGCATAGCAATCCCCATCCATCCGACTGCCTGGAGCGCCTGCATGCCCTGACCCGCTGACAAGGGGGCCTTTACGATGAATCCGGCCGAAAACGTGGAAGGCTCTTTCCAGGACCCCGCCATCGGAGGATTGTCGAGACAGACCAAGGCGTTTCTTCTCGCTTCCGCGCTTGCGGGGCTGTATTTCATTTCCCGGGTGAACTACCTCCTGTTCCACACTTTGGCGGAGTTCTCCGGCATCGTCATAGCTCTGACCGTTTTTCTCCTCACCTGGAACCTCAGGCGCCAGATCCGAAACAATTTCCTGCTGATCATGGGGATCTCCTTTCTCTTCATCGGATCGATCGACCTGGTCCATACGTTGTCCTACAAAGGAATGCCCGCCCTCTTCGGGCCGGGAGCCGAAGCGACGAAGCTCTGGATCGCGGCAAGGTACACGCAGGCTTTCGCCCTGCTCGTCGCGCTATATTTCCTGGACCGGCCGAAAAGAATCGGTCCGGCGGTTTGCCTTGCCGGCTTCGCGGCGTGGTCGGCGCTGCTTCTCTCAAGCATCCTCTGGTGGAACGTGTTCCCGGCCTGTTTTCTCGAAGGGACGGGGCTGACCCCTTTCAAGAAATTCAGCGAGTATGTGATCTGCGCCGTCTTCGGGGTCTGCGCCCTCCTCCTGTTCGCCAAGCGCGGCGCCTTCGAGGAAACAGTTTTCCGGATGATTCTGATGTCGATCGGCTTCTTCATCGCGAGCGAAGCGGCGTTCACGTTGTATGAGGACGTGTACGGCGAAAGCAACCTCGTCGGCCACTTTTTCAAGATTTTCGGCTTCCTCGCGATATACGGCGCCCTGATCAGGACGGGATTGAAGCAGCCGTTCGACCTGATTTTCCGGGACATGAAACGGGCGGAAGAACGATTGGTCCAGGAACACGAGTTCAACCGCTGCCTGCTGGAAAACATGGCGGACGGGGTGGTCGCCTGCGACGCCGGCGGCGCCCTGACGCTGTTCAACCGCTCGGCGAGGGAATGGCATGGCCTGGACCCGATGCGGCTGCCTCCGGGGGATTGGGCGCGGCATTACGACCTTTTCCGGTACGACGGGGTTACGCCCCTGCCGGCCGAGGAGATCCCTCTGGCCATGGCCTACGAGGGCAAGGCCGTCAGGAATGCCGGCATGGCGATCATAGCCAAGGGCCAGGCCCCCCGCTTCATTCTGGCCAACGGCGGCGCGATAACGGATGCGGGCGGGCGGAAGCTCGGCGCGGTTGCGGTCATGCGCGACGTCACCGATTTCCTGCGCCTGGAACGGGAACTCATCGAGGCCAACGAATCCCTCGAAAAGCGCGTTGCGGAACGCACGGAGCAGTTACGGACCAGCGAGGAGAACTACCGGGAGCTGATCCGGAAGATCCATATCGCCATCATCGTGCACGGAACCGGGTCCCGAATACTGGTCGCAAACGAAGAGGCCCGGCGGCTGCTCGGACTGACGGAAGCGCGGCCGTCGGGAGAGCCGGTCGCCGATCCGGGCCTGTGCTTCCTGCGGGAGGACGGCAGCGTCATGCCGCGGGAAGAGTACCCGGCCCACCGGGCCCTGGCCACGGGGGAGCCGTTGCGGGATGTTGTTTTGGGCGTTCGTCGTACCGGGTCCGAAATAGTGGTCTGGGTTCTGGCCAGCGCGGATCCCGTGCGCGGCCGGCAAGGCGATGTCTCCCATGTGATCGCAACCTTTGTGGACATCACCGGACGGAAGCGGGCGGAGGACGCGGTGACCCTTCGGGAGCGTGAATACCATACCCTCCTGGACAACATGCCCGATCTGATCGTCCGCTACGACAAGGAGTTGCGGCGTACATACGTGAACCAGAGCTGGGAAAAGGCCAGCGGGCTTTCCAGGCAGGAAGTCGTCAACGTACCCACGCACGCCATCGCCCGGGTCCCCGACCCCATCGTCTCGGAATACGAACAAAAGCTGCGCCGCGTGCTGGAGAAGGGAACGACCGAGAACTGCAGCTTCTCCTGGGTGAACGCCTTCGGAAAGGAGCTCTTCCTCGAATATGCCATCGTGCCGGAGCACGACCGGAGCGGCGGGATCATCGGGGCGCTCGCCATCGGCCGCGACATTTCCGAACGCAGGCGGTCCGAGGAGGAAATGCGCCGCCTGAACCGCGAACTGCGCGCCATCAGCCTGTGCAACCAGGTCCTGGTCCGCGCGGAGGAGGAACAGGCGCTGCTCAACGACATCTGCCGGATCGTGTGCGACGACGCCGGTTATCGGATGGCCTGGGTGGGGTACGCCGAAAACGACGAGGCAAAGACGGTAAGGCCGGCCGCATGGTACGGAGTCGAGGAGGGGTACCTCTATTTCGCAAGGATCACGTGGTCGGAAACGGAACGCGGGCGCGGCCCCGCCGGCAGGGCGATCCGGAGCGGTCTAAACCAGTGCACAAAGGATTTCCTGACCGATCCCCAGGTCGCCCCCTGGCGCGAGGAGGCGCTGCTCCGCGGCTACCGTTCCTCCATCGCCATGCCGCTGAAGGATTTCGACGGCAACGTCTTCGGCGCATTCATGATCTACTCCGCCGAACCGGATGCCTTCACGCCGGAAGAAATCCGGCTCCTCACGGAACTGTCGGAGGACATGGCGTTCGGCATCGCCACTCTGCGCACCCGCGCCGAACGCGCGCACGACGGCGCCGTCAACGCGTCCCGCCTGCATCTGCTGCAATTCGCGGCGACGCATTCGCTGGACGAGCTGCTCGAGGAGACGTTGAACGAAGCGGAAAGCTTGAGCGGCAGCCTCATCGGTTTCTATCACTTCGTCGAAGAGGATCAGCAGTCTCTCACGCTCCAGAACTGGTCCACCCGGACAAAAGCGGAATTCTGCACGGCGAAAGGGAAAAACCTGCACTACGCAATCGGCGAGGCGGGTGTGTGGGTCGATTGCGTCCATCAGCGCCGGCCGGTGATCCACAACGACTATGCGTCGCTCCCCCACCGCAAAGGGATGCCGGAAGGGCATGCCCCGGTCCTTCGGGAGCTTGTCGTGCCCGTGATAAGGGGTTCCCGGATCAAGGCCATTCTGGGTGTGGGGAACAAGCCGGTGATTTACGGGGAGAGAGATGTGAAAGCCATTTCCCTTCTTGCCGACCTGGCATAGGAAATCGCGGATCGCAAGCGGGCGGAGGAGTCGCTGATCCGCCAGACGGAGCTGGACAGGACGCTGCTGGAGCTCCGCGAGTCGGCCGCTTCTTCCTCCTTCCAGGAATTCCTGGACCGCTGCAACGAAGCGCTGCGCTCCCTGACGAAAAGCCGGCTTTCGTTCATCGGGTTCCTGGATGACGAGGAGTCCGTAATGACCTTGCCCATCTGGTCGCAGGACGTAATGCAGGAGTGCAGGATCACCGGAAGGCCCAGAACATTCACGTTGAAGGATGCCGGCATCTGGGCGGAATGCGTCCGCCGGAGGGAGCCGTTCGTCTGCAACCGGTACGAAGAGCCGCATCCCGGGAAAAAGGGCCTTCCGGAAGGGCATGCCGGGCTTACGCGTTTCGTCAGCATCCCGATGATGATCGGAGAACGCGTCGTCGCGGTCTCCGTGGTGGCGAACAAGGATACGGACTACGAGGAGATGGATGTTTCCACCCTTCTGGCCCTCACGAACAAGGTCTGGGAGATCCACCTGCTGAAGCAGACCGAGGAGCGCGTTCGGCGGCTGGCCGCAACCGTGGAGCAGGCCGCACTGGACGTGGTGATCACGGACGCGGAGGGGAACATCCTGTATACGAACCCCGCCGTCACCAAGACCACGGGGTATACCGCCGAGGAACTGCTCGGCAGGAATCCGCGGATCTTCAAGAGCGGAAAGCACGACCAGGCTTTCTACAAGGATCTTTGGGTTACCCTGAAGGCCGGCCGGACATGGAACGGCAGGATCCATAACCGCGCCAAGGACGGGCGGCCGATCCTGCAGAACGCCACCATTTCCCCCATCCGCGACGAAAAGGACGAAATCATCGGTTTTGTCGCCACCCGCCGCGACGTCACCAAGGAAGTCGAAATGGAGGAGCACCTGGCCGAGGCCCAGAAGATGGAGGCGCTCGGCACCTTGTCCGGGGGCATCGCGCACGATTTCAACAATATCCTGACCGCCATCGTCGGGTTCACGGAGCTCTGCCGTCTGTCGTGCACGGAACCGGAGCAGAAGGAGTACCTGGACGCCGTGCTGAAAGCCTCCGGCCGCGCCACGGATCTCATCAAGCAGATCCTTTCCTTCAGCCGCATGGGCAAGGAGGAAGCCAGGCCGGTCAAGCCCAAGCTCATCGTCAAGGAAGCCATGAAACTCCTGCGCGCCTCCATCCCCACGACGATCGTATTCCGGCAGAACATCGTCTCCGACTCGCTGGTCCTCGCGGATCCCGGGGAAATCCACCGCATCGTCATCAACCTCTGCACGAACGCCTCGCTTGCGATGAAGGAGAGCGGCGGCGTCCTGGAAGTGTCGTTGGAGGACGTGACGCCGGACGCCTCTTTCCTCGCCGTCCACCCGGAATTGAGGAAGGGCCGCTGCGTCTGCTTCACGGTGAAGGATACCGGCTGCGGAATGACCGATGAGGTCAGGGCGCGCATCTTCGAACCCTTCTTCACCACGCGGAAAGAAGGGGAAGGTTCGGGAATGGGGCTCTCCGTGGTGCACGGGATCGTGAGGAGCCGGGGCGGGGCGGTCACGGTGGCGAGCGAGCCCGGAAAGGGCTCGAC
This genomic window contains:
- a CDS encoding MASE3 domain-containing protein, whose protein sequence is MNPAENVEGSFQDPAIGGLSRQTKAFLLASALAGLYFISRVNYLLFHTLAEFSGIVIALTVFLLTWNLRRQIRNNFLLIMGISFLFIGSIDLVHTLSYKGMPALFGPGAEATKLWIAARYTQAFALLVALYFLDRPKRIGPAVCLAGFAAWSALLLSSILWWNVFPACFLEGTGLTPFKKFSEYVICAVFGVCALLLFAKRGAFEETVFRMILMSIGFFIASEAAFTLYEDVYGESNLVGHFFKIFGFLAIYGALIRTGLKQPFDLIFRDMKRAEERLVQEHEFNRCLLENMADGVVACDAGGALTLFNRSAREWHGLDPMRLPPGDWARHYDLFRYDGVTPLPAEEIPLAMAYEGKAVRNAGMAIIAKGQAPRFILANGGAITDAGGRKLGAVAVMRDVTDFLRLERELIEANESLEKRVAERTEQLRTSEENYRELIRKIHIAIIVHGTGSRILVANEEARRLLGLTEARPSGEPVADPGLCFLREDGSVMPREEYPAHRALATGEPLRDVVLGVRRTGSEIVVWVLASADPVRGRQGDVSHVIATFVDITGRKRAEDAVTLREREYHTLLDNMPDLIVRYDKELRRTYVNQSWEKASGLSRQEVVNVPTHAIARVPDPIVSEYEQKLRRVLEKGTTENCSFSWVNAFGKELFLEYAIVPEHDRSGGIIGALAIGRDISERRRSEEEMRRLNRELRAISLCNQVLVRAEEEQALLNDICRIVCDDAGYRMAWVGYAENDEAKTVRPAAWYGVEEGYLYFARITWSETERGRGPAGRAIRSGLNQCTKDFLTDPQVAPWREEALLRGYRSSIAMPLKDFDGNVFGAFMIYSAEPDAFTPEEIRLLTELSEDMAFGIATLRTRAERAHDGAVNASRLHLLQFAATHSLDELLEETLNEAESLSGSLIGFYHFVEEDQQSLTLQNWSTRTKAEFCTAKGKNLHYAIGEAGVWVDCVHQRRPVIHNDYASLPHRKGMPEGHAPVLRELVVPVIRGSRIKAILGVGNKPVIYGERDVKAISLLADLA
- a CDS encoding GAF domain-containing protein produces the protein MELRESAASSSFQEFLDRCNEALRSLTKSRLSFIGFLDDEESVMTLPIWSQDVMQECRITGRPRTFTLKDAGIWAECVRRREPFVCNRYEEPHPGKKGLPEGHAGLTRFVSIPMMIGERVVAVSVVANKDTDYEEMDVSTLLALTNKVWEIHLLKQTEERVRRLAATVEQAALDVVITDAEGNILYTNPAVTKTTGYTAEELLGRNPRIFKSGKHDQAFYKDLWVTLKAGRTWNGRIHNRAKDGRPILQNATISPIRDEKDEIIGFVATRRDVTKEVEMEEHLAEAQKMEALGTLSGGIAHDFNNILTAIVGFTELCRLSCTEPEQKEYLDAVLKASGRATDLIKQILSFSRMGKEEARPVKPKLIVKEAMKLLRASIPTTIVFRQNIVSDSLVLADPGEIHRIVINLCTNASLAMKESGGVLEVSLEDVTPDASFLAVHPELRKGRCVCFTVKDTGCGMTDEVRARIFEPFFTTRKEGEGSGMGLSVVHGIVRSRGGAVTVASEPGKGSTFQVYLPVEQWTGAEEKIREEIPLPGDERILFVDDEAMVTQFVERSLGHLGYRISAFTSSRQALERFRANPDAFDLLVTDMTMPEMTGDVLAKMLREIRPDIPVIFCTGFSERMTPDKLEAIGNSVLALKPITAGHLSRIIRRLVDAKENPLPNVT